In Tsuneonella sp. CC-YZS046, the genomic window GTCGGGCAGCTTGTGCTCGAAGCTGGCCATATGGGCGGCGATGGTCGCCTTGCCCTTGGACCGGACATAGACCTGGCTGGCCGGGTCCTCGCCCACCAGCACTACGGCGAGGCCCGCCTTGCGCCCTGCCTTCTGCTCGAACTGGGCGGCCAGCACGCTGACCCTGTTCCGCAATCCTTCCGCGAATGCCTTGCCGTCGATCAATTGCGCGGTCATTCGTCCACCTCCCGCCTAGAGAGCCGCCACGGCCATGTTGCCGAGCACGATTCGCAGGATCTGCAGCAGGATGATGAGCACCATGGGCGAGAGGTCGAGCATGCCCGTATCCGGCATGAATCTCCGGATCGGCTTGAGCAGCGGATCGAGCAGGGCGTTCACTGCCTTCCACAGCGAGGCCACAAGGTCGTTATGCGTGTTCACGACATTGAACGAGATCAGCAGGCTCAGCACGAATTGCACGATCACCAGCATGACCACGATCGAGATCAGGTAGCCGATTATTTCGACCAGCGTGTAAAGCAGCAAGGGGAAGCCTTTCCTTGGGAGGCGGATGGCTGCTGTTAGCCGAGCATATGGCGCTTGTTCAACCGATAGTGGCTCAGCCCGCAGGTTTCCCATCCTCGCCAAGGGTGCTCTGCACGATCTGCCAGCGCAACTGGTCGATCGTGGCGCCGGGCACGTCGTTGACCCGGCGCAGCGTCAGGGTGCCGGGCTGCGCGGTGCTGTCATGGCGCAACGTCACCTGGACCGTGCAATAGAGCGACCCCGCGGCGCCTTCCTCGGCCACTTCCCCGATGTCCAGCTTGACCCCCTCCATGCCGCCGAAGCGCTTTGCCAGCATGGCGCCATCCACCCCGTTGTCCTTGTTCCAGGCCCGGGCGGCCTGCCGATACTGGCTGGTGAACAGGGCATCGGAATAGAACAGGGCCACCGTGGCGCAGTCCCGGCTGTTCAGCCGCGCGGCGCGCAGGTCGGTCGGGATCGGCGGGGCGTCCGTGGGCGCGGCAGAGGGGGAAGCTGCCGCCACCGGCCGGCCGGCAGCGGGGGTGGTTTCGCGCGGTTCCGGCGGAGCGGGTTTCTTCTCGCAGGCGGCAAGCGCGATCAGGGCGAGGGCGGCAGCGCCGGCAGCGAAGGAACGTGACGGGGTCATGCCCATCCGACGCGCCGAGGCGCGTATCGTTCCCGCCGCCCGCTCAGGCGGCGGCCGCGCTCAGGCGCGGATCAGCGTGCCCGCCCCGCGCGAGGTGAAGATTTCCAGCAGCATGGCGTGGGGCACGCGGCCATCCAGCACGACCGCCGCTTCGCAGCCCGCTTCCACCGCATGGACGCAGGTTTCCAGCTTCGGGATCATGCCGCCGCTGATCGTGCCGTCTTCGCGCAGCCGTTCGATGTCGGCGGGCGTCAGGTCGGTCAGCAGGTTCCTGTCCTTGTCCAGCACCCCGGCCACGTCGGTCAGCAGGAACAGCCGCGCCGCGCCCAGCGCCGCGGCGATCGCCCCGGCCATGGTATCGGCATTGATATTGTAGGTGTGCCCATCCGTGCCCGCGCCGATCGGGGCCACCACGGGGATCATCCCGGCCTTGCTCGCGGTTTCGAGGAGAGTGGTGTCGACATGCGAAGGCTCGCCGACAAAACCCAGATCGACCGCCTGTTCGATATTGCTGTCGGGGTCCTTGGTGGTGCGCGTCACCTTGGTGGCGGTGACCAGCCCGCCATCCTTGCCGGAAACGCCCAGCGCCTTGCCCCCGGCATTGGCGATCCAGCTCACCAGTTCCTTGTTGATGGCGCCGCACAGCACCATTTCCGCCACTTCGGCGGTGGCCTTGTCCGTCACCCGCAACCCGTCCACGAAACGGGATTCGACGCCCAGCTTCTTGAGCATCGCGCCGATCTGCGGGCCGCCGCCATGCACCACGACAGGATTGATGCCGACCGCCTTGAGCAACACGATATCTTCCGCGAAATCGCGCGCGGCTTCCGGGTCGCCCATCGCATGGCCGCCATATTTCACCACGAAGGTCCGGCCTGCATAGCGCTGCAGGTAAGGCAGCGCGTCGACCAGCACTTCCGCCTTGGCGAGCATTGCCCGATTGTCCGCTTCCGCGCCGTTCACCGCATTCATGCCGAAAATCCTTTCATCGCCATGTGGCGTGAAACCACCTTGCCGCGGCCTGTCCCGTTGCAGGCGGAAGAATCGGGAAGACGCCGTAGAAGGCGGATAGTCGCAAAAATCAATCCATCGAATGCGCCGGCCATCGACCGGAGCGGCAAAGACCCGGAAATTCATGGCTTCTATCCATCGCTGGACAGCGCCCTTTGCCCGACCTAACGGATCGCGGATGGACCCAGCGCATCTCCCCGATTCCATCCTCATCGTCGATTTCGGCAGCCAGGTGACCCAGCTGATCGCCCGCCGGGTGCGGGAAGCGGGGGTTTATTCGGAGATCGCGCCCTTTTCCAAGGCGGAGGAGGCGTTCCATCGCCTGAAGCCCCGGGGGATCATCCTGTCGGGCGGTCCGGCCAGCGTGCCGGACGAAGGCAGCCCGCGCGCGCCGCAGGTGCTGTTCGACAGCGGCTTGCCGATCCTGGGCATCTGCTATGGCCAGCAGGTGATGACGCATCAGCTTGGCGGGGAAGTCCGCCCGGGCCATGAGACGGGAGAGGGCGGCGAGTTCGGCCGCGCCTATTGCACCGTCAGCGACGATTGCGTGCTGTTCGACGGCCTCTGGCATATCGGCGAGCGCCATCAGGTGTGGATGAGCCATGGCGACAAGGTGACGCGCATCGCCCCCGGCTTTCGCATCGTCGCCACTTCCGATGGCGCGCCCTTCGCGCTGATCGCGGATGACGAGCGGCGCTATTACGGCACCCAGTTCCACCCCGAAGTGTTTCACACGCCGGACGGAGCCAGGCTGCTGGCCAATTTCGTGCGCCATGTCTGCGGTCTGGCGGGCGACTGGACCATGGCCGAGTTCCGCAAGACCAAGATCGAGGAAATCCGCGCGCAGGTCGGTGACGGCAAGGTCATCTGCGGATTGTCCGGCGGTGTGGACAGCGCGGTGGCGGCGGTGCTGATCCATGAGGCGATCGGCGACCAGCTGACCTGCGTGTTCGTCGATCACGGGCTGATGCGGATGAACGAGGCGCAGCAGGTCGTCACCCTGTTCCGCGACCATTACAATATCCCGCTGGTCCATGTGGATGCGGAGGAGATGTTCCTCGGCGGCCTGGCCGGGGTGACGGACCCGGAAGCCAAGCGCAAGTTCATCGGCAAGGCCTTCATCGACCTGTTCGAGGAAGAGGCGCGCAGGATCGGCGGCGCGGATTTCCTGGCGCAGGGCACACTTTACCCGGATGTGATCGAAAGCGTCAGCTTCACCGGCGGGCCTTCGGTCACGATCAAGAGCCACCACAATGTCGGCGGCTTGCCCGAGCGGATGAACATGAAGCTGGTCGAGCCGCTGCGCGAGCTGTTCAAGGACGAAGTGCGGGTGCTGGGCCGCGAGCTGGGCCTGCCGGACGTGTTCGTCGGCCGCCACCCCTTCCCCGGGCCGGGCCTCGCCATCCGCATTCCGGGCGAAGTCACCAGGGAGCGCTGCGACACGCTGCGCAAGGCCGATGCGATCTATCTGGAAGAGATCCGCAACGCCGGGCTCTACGATGCGATCTGGCAGGCCTTCGCCGTGCTGCTGCCGGTCAAGACCGTGGGCGTGATGGGCGACGGGCGCACCTATGACAGCGTCTGCGCGCTGCGCGCGGTGACCTCGACCGACGGGATGACGGCGGACATCTATCCGTTCGACGCCGCTTTCCTCAGCCGCGTCGCGACGCGGATCATCAACGAGGTGCAAGGCATCAACCGCGTGGTGTATGACTACACGTCGAAGCCGCCCGGCACGATCGAGTGGGAGTGAGCCTCCCTTGCCCGAGGCCGGCTCGCGCCCCATAGTGCGGGCATGCAACTGGCCTTTGGCGACGATCCCCGCACCCGGCAGCTCCGCGATATTCACGAGCGGCTGATCGCCTGTTTCGGGCGGATCGTGCGTCCGCCGGAGAAGCGGCGCGATCCGGTCTGGGTGCTGGTCCATGGGGTGATCGGCGCGCGGACGAAGACGGCCAGATCCAATGTCTCGACCGATGGCCTGCTGGCGCGGCATGGATCGTGGGAAGCGGTGGCGGACGCCCCGCCTGAAGCGCTTGCCGCGAAACTGGAACTGGTGACCTTTCCGGAATTGATGGCCGAGCGGCTGAAGGCCTGCCTGCTGGCGGTGAAGCGGGAACGCGGCCGGATCGACCTCTCCCATCTCGCGGCGCTGGACACGCAAGAGGCGATGGCCTGGCTCGAAACCCTGCCGGGGGTCGCGCGCAAGATATCCGCCGGGGTGGTCAACGCCAGCACGCTGAACCGCAAGGCGATGGTGCTGGACAGCCATCATCGCCGGGTGCTGCAGCGCATCGGGCTGGTCCCGCCACGGGCGGATACCACCCGCGCCTATGATGTGCTGACGCCGGCGCTGCCCCCGGAATGGGATGCGGCGGATTATGACGAGCATCATCTGCTGATGAAGCGGGTCGGCCAGCGGTTTTGCCGCCCCTCGCAATGCCACTGCGCGCCTTGCCCGGTGCAAGCGCTGTGCCGCACGGGCCGGGCGCGGCCGTCCCTGCAATAGGGATTCAGCCCAGCGCGGCCACCTCGCCCCGCCGGAAGCAGTCGGGTGCATGGTCGTTCACCATCCCCACCGCCTGCATCCAGGCATGGACGATGGTGGGGCCGACGAATTTGAAGCCACGCCGCTTCAACTCCTTCGAGATCGCGCGCGAAAGCCCGGTTTCGGTGTGGACCCCTTCGCCCTGCAGCGGCTTGCCATCGGTGAAGGCCCAGCAGAAGGCGCCGAAATTCTCGCCATTGGCCTGCATCTCGTTATAGATTTGCGCGCCGCGAATGGTCGCCTCGATCTTGGCGCGCGCCCGGACGATACCGGCATCATTCATCAGCCGCGCGATGTCCCGTTCTCCGAAACCCGCGACCTTGAGCGGATCGAACCCGGCGAAGGCCTTGCGGAAGTTCTCGCGCTTGCGGAGGATGACGGTCCACGACAGCCCGGCCTGGAACCCTTCGAGCATCAGCGTTTCCCACAGCATGCGCGGGTCCCGCTCGGGCACGCCCCATTCGCTGTCGTGATAGGCGCATTCCAGTGGATCGCGCATGGCCCATGCGCAGCGGGGTCGATCGTCGCTCATTGTCGCTCCAGGCTTTGCAGTCACGCTGCGTCTGGCATGGAACGGGGGTAGGCTACCAGTGGTTTCCCGCCTCCACGGCGGCGATTTCGGCCGGGGTGCTCTTGCGGCCCAGCAGCTCGTTCCGATGCGGATAGCGCCCGAAGCGCGCGATCATGGCATGGTGCGAACGCGCGAAAGGCCAGCCGAAGCGCGGGCCCAGTCGCGCATAATACCGCAGCGACCGGAGATGGTCCGCGATCCGCTCGCTATGCATCAGCGGCATCGCCAGGAATTGCCTCTCCGGCCCGGACAGCCCCTTGTCCCACCCGCGCTCCAGCGCGCCCTTGGCGATGGCGCGCGCCAGCGGATCGAAGCGGAAGGCGCGGGCATCGTTACGATAGAGATTGCGTGGCACCTGGTCGAACAGCAGGATGGCGGCCCGCGCCGTTTCGGGATCGCGCAGGAATTCATGCACGGGGCGATTGGCCAGGCTGGCCAGCTCGCGCGCAAAGCGGCGGCGCAGCAAATCGTCGACCGCCGCGCTGCTGCCGAACCAATTTTGAGGTTTCAGTTCATGAAACCAAAGGTGGAGCAGTTCCGCCGCCCAGCGGCGCCGGGCGGCGGCCATTCGGTTCAGCCTTCGGCCTTGCGATAGGGCACGAAGTCCCCGAGGAAGACCGAGCCGGTATACATGCCGGTGGTCTGATCCGCGGTGTTGACCATATCCTGCTTGCAGAACTGGCTGCTGGTCCGCTTCATGATAAGCACGTCATGCGGGCGCAGCGAATTGGGATCGCGCGGCCGGTTGACGTAGATGGTGCCGCCGCTCTTGTAGACGAGCGCGGTCTTGTCGATCACCTGCAGATTGTGGGAATCGAACAGGGTGATGCAGGATACGGGTTCGCCGGCCTGCCGCCCTTCCAGCATCTTCGCGAGGCGTTCCTCGCCGGTGGCCTTGGCAAGGGCCGGGGCGGACAGCAATACGGCGCCTGCGGCTGTCATCGCCGCGATGGTAGAGATGATCTTGCGCATGGATGTTCTCCAGAACGAATGCCATCCAGACTACACAAACGCGCCTGAACCGTAACTGACCGGCACATGCTCGGATCAGGCCCGAATCAGGCCGTCCCGCCCACGGTCAGCCCTTCCACCAGCAGGGTCGGCTGGCCGACCCCGGCCGGCACGCTCTGCCCGCCCTTGCCGCAGACGCCCACGCCTTCGTCCAGCGCCATGTCGTTGCCGATGCCCTTGACCCGGGTCAGCACGCTAGGCCCGTCGCCGATCAGGGTCGCGCCCTTGATCGGCGCGCCGAGCCTGCCGTTCTCCACGAGATAGGCCTCGGTGCAGGAGAACACGAACTTGCCCGAAACGATATCGACCTGCCCGCCGCCGAAGCTCTTGGCGAAGATGCCGTTCTTCATGCGGGAGAGCAGTTCCGCCGGATCGTCGTTGCCGCCCTTCATGAAGGTGTTCGTCATGCGCGGCATCGGCGCGTGAGCATAGGATTCCCGGCGGCCGTTGCCGGTCGGCTCCACGCCCATCAGCCGAGCATTGAGCCGGTCCTGCATATAGCCCTTGAGGATACCGTCCTCGATCAGCACCGTTTCGCCGGTGGGGGTGCCTTCGTCGTCGATGGAGAGCGATCCCCGGCGGTTGGCGATGGAGCCGTCATCCACCACCGTCACGCCCGGCGCGCCCACGCGCTCGCCGATCCGCCCGGAGAAGGCGCTGGTGCCCTTGCGGTTGAAATCGCCTTCCAGCCCGTGGCCGATCGCTTCGTGCAGCAGCACGCCCGGCCAGCCGGGGCCGAGCAGCACGGTCATTTCCCCGGCCGGGGCGGCGACGCTTTCGAGATTGACCAGCGCCTGGCCGAGCGCGGTGTCGATCGCCCGGTTCCACGTCGCGGGATCGAACAGGTCGTCATAGAGATAGCGCCCGCCGATCCCGAAGTTGCCGCTTTCGCGCCGGCCGTTGCTTTCCGCCACGATGCCGACGTTGAGGCGGACCAGCGGGCGGATGTCCTGCGCGACGAAGCCGTCCGCGCGGACGATTTCCACCACGCTCCAGCTTGCCGAAAGCGATGCGCTGACCTGCGCCACGCGCGGGTCGCGCGCCCGGGCGGCGGCATCGATCGTTTCGAGCAGCCTGACCTTGTCCGCGAAGGGCACGGCGTCGAGCGGGCTGGCGTCGGTATAGAGATGGCGGTTGTTGCGGCGCGGGGCCGGGGCCGGGGGATTGCTGGCCGGATCGAGCAGCTTGAGCGTTTCCCCGGCACGGCGGATCGCGCCCGCGCTGATGTCGTTGGCATGGGCGAAGCCGGTCATCTCGCCGGAAACCCCGCGCAGGCCGAAGCCCGAATCCCGCGAATAATCGGCGGTCTTCAGCCGGCCGTCGTCGAACCCGAAGCTCTCGCTGGCGATGAACTGGAGATAAAGCTCCCCATCGTCGCACCGGGCCAGCGCTTCCCTTGCGAGAACCTGGGCTTCATCGGGGGAGAGCTTGCCATCGGCATAGAGCAGCGAGCGGGGGTCGGGGATCTGGGTCATACACCCGATATAGGGGTATCGGAGGCATTGCGAAAGCGGCCCCGACAATCATCGCTGATGGCGGGGAGGAACCGAGCCTGTCGAAGTTCCGTCGCGAAGGGCCTGCCGTCAGGCCGGGGAAGCGCCCGAGGCGATGTCGGGCAGGCTGGCCTGATCCACGCCATCGGCCGGGCCGCCCTTGAGGACGAAGCGGCGGTCGCAATAGCCGCAATCGACATAGCCATGCTCGTCGATCTCGAGGAACACGCGCGGGTGGCCCAGCGCCGCAGGCGTGAAGCGTTCGCCCCCGCGAATGCCGCCGGAGCCGTCGCAGCTGACGCGGTGCGTTTCGACAAGGGTGATTTCGGGCGGTGGAATCGTCATCGCCGCGCCCGTTACCACTGGCGCCGCCGATAATCCAGATGCAGA contains:
- a CDS encoding YggT family protein, which gives rise to MLLYTLVEIIGYLISIVVMLVIVQFVLSLLISFNVVNTHNDLVASLWKAVNALLDPLLKPIRRFMPDTGMLDLSPMVLIILLQILRIVLGNMAVAAL
- a CDS encoding zinc-finger domain-containing protein; translation: MTIPPPEITLVETHRVSCDGSGGIRGGERFTPAALGHPRVFLEIDEHGYVDCGYCDRRFVLKGGPADGVDQASLPDIASGASPA
- the guaA gene encoding glutamine-hydrolyzing GMP synthase, encoding MDPAHLPDSILIVDFGSQVTQLIARRVREAGVYSEIAPFSKAEEAFHRLKPRGIILSGGPASVPDEGSPRAPQVLFDSGLPILGICYGQQVMTHQLGGEVRPGHETGEGGEFGRAYCTVSDDCVLFDGLWHIGERHQVWMSHGDKVTRIAPGFRIVATSDGAPFALIADDERRYYGTQFHPEVFHTPDGARLLANFVRHVCGLAGDWTMAEFRKTKIEEIRAQVGDGKVICGLSGGVDSAVAAVLIHEAIGDQLTCVFVDHGLMRMNEAQQVVTLFRDHYNIPLVHVDAEEMFLGGLAGVTDPEAKRKFIGKAFIDLFEEEARRIGGADFLAQGTLYPDVIESVSFTGGPSVTIKSHHNVGGLPERMNMKLVEPLRELFKDEVRVLGRELGLPDVFVGRHPFPGPGLAIRIPGEVTRERCDTLRKADAIYLEEIRNAGLYDAIWQAFAVLLPVKTVGVMGDGRTYDSVCALRAVTSTDGMTADIYPFDAAFLSRVATRIINEVQGINRVVYDYTSKPPGTIEWE
- the tldD gene encoding metalloprotease TldD, encoding MTQIPDPRSLLYADGKLSPDEAQVLAREALARCDDGELYLQFIASESFGFDDGRLKTADYSRDSGFGLRGVSGEMTGFAHANDISAGAIRRAGETLKLLDPASNPPAPAPRRNNRHLYTDASPLDAVPFADKVRLLETIDAAARARDPRVAQVSASLSASWSVVEIVRADGFVAQDIRPLVRLNVGIVAESNGRRESGNFGIGGRYLYDDLFDPATWNRAIDTALGQALVNLESVAAPAGEMTVLLGPGWPGVLLHEAIGHGLEGDFNRKGTSAFSGRIGERVGAPGVTVVDDGSIANRRGSLSIDDEGTPTGETVLIEDGILKGYMQDRLNARLMGVEPTGNGRRESYAHAPMPRMTNTFMKGGNDDPAELLSRMKNGIFAKSFGGGQVDIVSGKFVFSCTEAYLVENGRLGAPIKGATLIGDGPSVLTRVKGIGNDMALDEGVGVCGKGGQSVPAGVGQPTLLVEGLTVGGTA
- a CDS encoding DNA-3-methyladenine glycosylase I: MSDDRPRCAWAMRDPLECAYHDSEWGVPERDPRMLWETLMLEGFQAGLSWTVILRKRENFRKAFAGFDPLKVAGFGERDIARLMNDAGIVRARAKIEATIRGAQIYNEMQANGENFGAFCWAFTDGKPLQGEGVHTETGLSRAISKELKRRGFKFVGPTIVHAWMQAVGMVNDHAPDCFRRGEVAALG
- a CDS encoding DUF924 family protein, which gives rise to MAAARRRWAAELLHLWFHELKPQNWFGSSAAVDDLLRRRFARELASLANRPVHEFLRDPETARAAILLFDQVPRNLYRNDARAFRFDPLARAIAKGALERGWDKGLSGPERQFLAMPLMHSERIADHLRSLRYYARLGPRFGWPFARSHHAMIARFGRYPHRNELLGRKSTPAEIAAVEAGNHW
- the argB gene encoding acetylglutamate kinase, which produces MNAVNGAEADNRAMLAKAEVLVDALPYLQRYAGRTFVVKYGGHAMGDPEAARDFAEDIVLLKAVGINPVVVHGGGPQIGAMLKKLGVESRFVDGLRVTDKATAEVAEMVLCGAINKELVSWIANAGGKALGVSGKDGGLVTATKVTRTTKDPDSNIEQAVDLGFVGEPSHVDTTLLETASKAGMIPVVAPIGAGTDGHTYNINADTMAGAIAAALGAARLFLLTDVAGVLDKDRNLLTDLTPADIERLREDGTISGGMIPKLETCVHAVEAGCEAAVVLDGRVPHAMLLEIFTSRGAGTLIRA
- a CDS encoding endonuclease III, whose protein sequence is MQLAFGDDPRTRQLRDIHERLIACFGRIVRPPEKRRDPVWVLVHGVIGARTKTARSNVSTDGLLARHGSWEAVADAPPEALAAKLELVTFPELMAERLKACLLAVKRERGRIDLSHLAALDTQEAMAWLETLPGVARKISAGVVNASTLNRKAMVLDSHHRRVLQRIGLVPPRADTTRAYDVLTPALPPEWDAADYDEHHLLMKRVGQRFCRPSQCHCAPCPVQALCRTGRARPSLQ